From one Rhizobium sp. CIAT894 genomic stretch:
- the hlyD gene encoding secretion protein HlyD: MKRTLPIAILLLLAVGAAAWWYGLPERLGWLPPTGREFVLYGNVDIRQVSLGFRVSGRLSELRVDEGDVIKSGTVLAKLDAAPYEFAVRSGEANVAALRATLDKLKAGPRPTEIAQARAAYDESLADLENANLAYERARQLRPQGTISEANLDQATAAKAMAAARSASANEALKLLQEGSRAEDIAAADAQVKAAEATLASARTSLEDTELRAANDGVILSRVRETGAIVSPADTVFVLSLTAPVWVRSYVAEPDLGRIHPGMKVSVASDTAPDKPYEGTIGFISPVAEFTPKSVETPELRTDLVYRLRIVIDKPGPDLRQGMPVTVRLSPPAADGQ; encoded by the coding sequence ATGAAACGCACGCTTCCCATCGCCATCCTGCTCCTGCTTGCGGTGGGTGCGGCGGCCTGGTGGTACGGACTGCCCGAAAGGCTCGGCTGGCTGCCTCCAACCGGCCGCGAATTCGTCCTTTATGGCAATGTCGATATCCGCCAGGTCTCGCTCGGCTTCCGCGTCAGCGGCCGCCTCTCCGAACTGCGCGTCGATGAGGGCGACGTCATCAAGAGCGGCACTGTTTTGGCGAAGCTCGACGCCGCGCCCTACGAATTCGCCGTCCGCTCCGGCGAGGCCAATGTCGCGGCGCTTCGGGCAACACTGGATAAGCTGAAGGCGGGGCCACGGCCGACCGAGATCGCACAGGCACGCGCCGCTTATGACGAAAGCCTCGCCGATCTCGAAAACGCCAACCTCGCTTATGAGCGCGCCCGCCAGCTTCGCCCGCAGGGCACGATCTCAGAAGCGAACCTCGATCAGGCAACCGCCGCAAAAGCGATGGCCGCCGCCCGCTCCGCTTCCGCCAACGAGGCGCTGAAACTGCTGCAGGAGGGCTCGCGGGCCGAGGATATCGCCGCCGCCGACGCGCAGGTGAAGGCCGCAGAGGCAACGCTCGCCTCTGCCCGCACGTCGCTTGAAGATACCGAGCTGCGTGCGGCGAATGACGGCGTCATTCTCTCTCGCGTGCGGGAAACCGGCGCCATCGTCTCGCCGGCCGATACCGTCTTCGTCTTGTCCCTGACCGCGCCCGTCTGGGTGCGCAGCTATGTCGCGGAACCCGATCTCGGCCGCATTCATCCCGGCATGAAGGTATCAGTCGCCTCCGATACGGCGCCCGACAAGCCCTATGAAGGCACGATCGGCTTCATCTCGCCGGTCGCCGAATTCACCCCGAAATCGGTGGAGACGCCGGAGCTCAGGACCGATCTCGTCTATCGCCTGAGGATCGTCATCGACAAGCCCGGCCCGGATCTGCGCCAGGGCATGCCGGTCACCGTGCGACTTTCCCCGCCCGCGGCAGACGGGCAATGA
- a CDS encoding ATP-binding cassette domain-containing protein gives MTAAETARRTGWDDKPLVRIDGVTKRFGDAPAALDAVSGVIGGSAITGLVGPDGAGKTTLIRLMTGLMLPDTGTVEVLGFDTRKNAAGIQAAIGYMPQRFGLYEDLSVQENLDLYADLRGLPKSDRAGAFDELLTFTDLKRFTGRLAGKLSGGMKQKLGLACALLKKPRLLLLDEPGVGVDPISRRDLWKMVENLTREGIGVLWSTAYLDEAEACDHVLLLNQGKLLFSGKPEEMTERVNGRVFRVSDVSGRRRQVLAELLQADGVIDGVIQGEAIRLVAASGKTPDIGKAGDRASLASAPPRFEDAFVDMLGGGPGGRSRLAEAQEPLKAEDDRPVIEAKGLTKRFGDFTAADDISFDIRRGEIFGLLGPNGAGKSTTFKMLCGLLKPTSGEGRVAGFDLRRDAAEARNQLGYMAQKFSLYGDLTVMQNLEFFAGVYGLRGQRKRERIALMAGIFDFGRHAREPAKDLPLGLKQRLALACAVMHEPHALFLDEPTSGVDPITRREFWTHINALVEKGVTVLVTTHFMDEAEYCDRISLIYRGRSIALGSPDELKARVVTKEQPDPTMEDAFIALVQQSETEDAA, from the coding sequence ATGACCGCCGCCGAAACCGCCCGCCGGACAGGTTGGGACGACAAGCCGCTCGTCCGGATCGACGGCGTCACCAAGCGCTTCGGTGACGCGCCCGCCGCCCTCGACGCCGTCTCCGGCGTCATTGGCGGCAGCGCCATCACCGGCCTCGTCGGCCCCGATGGCGCCGGCAAGACGACGCTGATCCGGCTGATGACCGGCCTGATGCTGCCGGATACGGGAACAGTAGAAGTCCTCGGCTTCGACACCCGAAAAAATGCCGCCGGCATCCAGGCGGCGATCGGCTACATGCCGCAGCGCTTCGGCCTCTATGAGGACCTCTCCGTGCAGGAGAACCTCGATCTCTATGCCGACCTGCGCGGCCTGCCGAAGAGCGACCGCGCCGGCGCCTTCGACGAACTGCTCACCTTCACCGACCTCAAGCGTTTCACCGGCCGGCTCGCCGGAAAGCTGTCCGGCGGCATGAAACAGAAGCTCGGCCTCGCCTGCGCGCTGCTGAAGAAGCCGCGCCTGCTGCTGCTCGACGAGCCGGGCGTCGGCGTCGACCCGATCTCGCGCCGCGACCTCTGGAAGATGGTCGAGAACCTGACCAGGGAAGGCATCGGCGTGCTCTGGTCGACCGCCTATCTCGACGAGGCCGAGGCCTGCGATCATGTGCTGCTGCTGAACCAGGGAAAACTGCTTTTCTCGGGAAAACCGGAGGAAATGACCGAGCGTGTCAACGGCCGCGTCTTCCGGGTCTCGGATGTCTCTGGCCGCCGCCGCCAGGTTCTTGCCGAGCTGCTGCAGGCCGATGGCGTTATCGACGGCGTGATCCAGGGCGAGGCGATCCGCCTGGTCGCTGCCAGCGGCAAGACGCCCGATATCGGCAAGGCCGGCGACCGAGCATCGCTCGCCTCCGCCCCGCCCCGCTTCGAGGATGCCTTTGTCGACATGCTCGGCGGCGGCCCCGGCGGCCGCTCCAGGCTTGCAGAAGCGCAAGAGCCGCTGAAGGCCGAGGACGACCGGCCGGTGATCGAGGCCAAGGGACTGACCAAGCGCTTCGGCGATTTCACCGCCGCCGACGATATCAGCTTCGATATCCGCCGCGGCGAGATCTTCGGCCTGCTCGGCCCGAACGGCGCCGGCAAATCCACCACCTTCAAGATGCTCTGCGGCCTGCTGAAGCCAACCAGCGGCGAAGGCCGCGTCGCCGGTTTCGATCTCCGCCGCGATGCCGCCGAAGCCCGCAACCAGCTTGGCTACATGGCGCAGAAATTCTCGCTCTATGGCGACCTCACCGTCATGCAGAACCTCGAATTCTTCGCCGGCGTCTACGGCCTTCGCGGTCAGCGCAAGCGCGAGCGCATCGCGCTGATGGCCGGCATTTTCGATTTTGGCCGCCACGCCCGCGAACCCGCCAAGGACCTGCCGCTTGGCCTGAAGCAGCGCCTGGCGCTTGCCTGCGCCGTCATGCATGAGCCGCACGCCCTGTTCCTGGACGAGCCGACATCAGGTGTCGATCCGATCACAAGGCGCGAGTTCTGGACGCATATCAACGCGCTTGTGGAAAAAGGCGTCACCGTGCTCGTCACCACCCATTTCATGGACGAGGCGGAATATTGCGACCGCATCTCGCTGATCTATCGCGGCCGCTCGATCGCGCTCGGTTCGCCCGATGAACTGAAGGCCCGCGTCGTGACCAAGGAACAGCCAGACCCGACGATGGAGGACGCCTTCATCGCCCTGGTGCAGCAATCAGAAACGGAGGATGCCGCATGA
- a CDS encoding ABC transporter permease, whose protein sequence is MSTSSGRLRRLFALVRKESFQAIRDPSSILIAFVLPLILLFLFGYGVSLDTTRTRIGLVTEEMTPLTQDLSASFQASRYFDVTIGRDRRLFEDDLVTGKVRGIVIIPAEFTTRYTAGNRPVIQVIVDGSDPNTANFVQNYAQGAVANWEQQRRADVASHSPAVAVEQRFWFNPELTSRNFLVPGSIAIVMTLVGTLLTSLVVAREWERGTMEAMMATPVTAVELLAGKILPYFLLGLTSMTLCVLLAVFLFGVPFRGSVVALYALSAAFLIPALGQGLLISTATKNQFLASQLALISAFLPAFLLSGFLFEINSMPEVIQWITFIVPARYLIPSLQTVFLAGDIWPMFGKAISVMLTIGAIMFVLAARSTRKRIG, encoded by the coding sequence ATGAGCACCTCTTCCGGCCGGCTTCGGCGTTTGTTTGCCCTCGTGCGCAAGGAAAGCTTCCAGGCGATCCGCGATCCGAGCAGCATCCTCATCGCCTTCGTATTGCCGCTGATCCTGCTGTTTCTCTTCGGCTACGGTGTCTCGCTCGATACCACCCGCACCCGCATCGGCCTGGTGACCGAGGAGATGACGCCGCTGACGCAGGATCTGTCGGCGAGTTTCCAGGCCTCGCGCTATTTCGATGTGACGATCGGCCGTGACCGGCGCCTGTTCGAGGACGATTTGGTGACCGGCAAGGTGCGCGGCATCGTCATCATCCCCGCCGAGTTCACCACGCGCTACACCGCCGGCAATCGCCCCGTCATCCAGGTGATCGTCGACGGCTCCGACCCGAACACGGCGAATTTCGTGCAGAATTATGCGCAGGGCGCCGTTGCCAACTGGGAGCAGCAAAGGCGGGCTGATGTCGCCTCGCACAGCCCTGCCGTCGCGGTCGAGCAGCGCTTCTGGTTCAACCCGGAACTCACCAGCCGCAATTTCCTGGTGCCGGGCTCGATCGCCATTGTCATGACGCTTGTGGGCACGCTGCTCACCTCGCTCGTCGTCGCCCGCGAATGGGAACGCGGCACGATGGAAGCGATGATGGCGACGCCGGTGACGGCGGTCGAACTGCTCGCCGGCAAGATCTTGCCTTATTTCCTGCTCGGCCTCACCTCGATGACGCTCTGCGTGCTGCTGGCGGTCTTTCTCTTCGGCGTGCCCTTCCGCGGCTCGGTCGTCGCGCTTTACGCGCTGTCGGCCGCCTTCCTGATCCCGGCGCTCGGCCAGGGCCTGCTGATCTCGACGGCGACGAAGAACCAGTTCCTCGCCTCGCAACTGGCGCTGATCTCAGCCTTCCTGCCGGCCTTCCTGCTGTCGGGCTTCCTGTTCGAGATCAATTCCATGCCCGAAGTCATCCAATGGATCACCTTCATCGTGCCGGCACGCTACCTGATCCCCAGCCTGCAGACCGTGTTTCTCGCCGGCGACATCTGGCCGATGTTCGGAAAAGCGATCTCCGTCATGCTGACGATCGGCGCCATCATGTTCGTGCTGGCCGCACGCAGCACCAGAAAGAGGATCGGCTGA
- a CDS encoding ABC transporter permease: MGWTRLYALIVKELLAVLRDPKGRAILIGPPIVQLLVFSYAATLEVRNVDVMILNRDSGHWGQELIERIDGSPTFRNIEVAASQAEVQVAIDNQAVIAAVEIGPDFSRNIEAGTPVDLQVVLDGRRSNASQIVAGYLSQIGAALAAETPAGRRAGAEMVSTVPRNWFNPNLTYQWFMVPNLIASIALLIGLIVTALSIARERELGTFDQLMVSPLRMHEILIGKLIPPMMIGLFHITVYILAAVFLFEVPLRGSLFLLYGSAIFYLGSVAGLGLFISALSMTQQQAILGAFLFMVPAMLLSGFATPIENMPGWLQPITLINPLRYFLVIVKGVFLKDIPLSEVVNQTIPLALIAAVTLSAAAWLFRRRLE, translated from the coding sequence ATGGGATGGACGAGGCTTTACGCCCTGATCGTCAAGGAACTGCTCGCCGTGCTGCGCGACCCCAAGGGCCGCGCTATCCTGATCGGCCCGCCGATCGTTCAGCTCCTCGTCTTTTCCTATGCGGCAACGCTCGAAGTGCGCAATGTCGACGTCATGATCCTCAACCGCGACAGCGGCCATTGGGGCCAGGAGCTGATCGAGCGCATCGACGGCTCGCCGACCTTCCGCAACATCGAGGTCGCCGCCAGCCAGGCGGAAGTCCAGGTGGCGATCGACAATCAGGCCGTCATCGCCGCCGTCGAGATCGGCCCGGATTTCTCACGCAACATCGAGGCGGGAACGCCTGTTGATCTGCAGGTCGTGCTCGATGGCCGCCGCTCCAATGCCTCGCAGATCGTCGCGGGCTATCTCTCGCAGATCGGCGCGGCCCTTGCCGCCGAGACGCCGGCAGGCAGGCGCGCCGGCGCCGAAATGGTTTCGACAGTGCCCCGCAACTGGTTCAACCCGAACCTCACCTACCAATGGTTCATGGTGCCGAACCTGATCGCCAGCATCGCGCTGCTGATCGGCCTGATCGTCACGGCCCTGTCGATCGCCCGCGAGCGTGAGCTCGGCACCTTCGATCAGCTGATGGTCTCGCCGCTGCGCATGCATGAGATCCTGATCGGCAAGCTGATCCCGCCGATGATGATCGGCCTCTTCCACATCACCGTCTATATCCTCGCCGCCGTCTTCCTCTTCGAGGTGCCGCTGCGCGGCTCGCTCTTCCTGCTTTACGGCAGCGCGATCTTCTATTTGGGCTCGGTCGCCGGCCTCGGCCTCTTCATTTCGGCACTGTCGATGACGCAGCAGCAGGCGATCCTCGGCGCCTTCCTGTTCATGGTCCCGGCCATGCTGCTGTCGGGCTTCGCGACGCCGATCGAGAACATGCCGGGATGGCTGCAGCCGATCACCTTGATCAATCCGCTGCGCTATTTCCTGGTGATCGTCAAAGGCGTTTTCCTCAAGGATATCCCACTGAGCGAAGTGGTGAACCAGACGATCCCACTGGCGCTGATCGCCGCCGTCACCCTCAGTGCTGCCGCCTGGCTCTTCCGCCGGCGCCTGGAATAA
- a CDS encoding DUF1236 domain-containing protein, whose amino-acid sequence MYKILLVSSALALSSLATNALADGAVTGAAGGAITGAIVGGPVGAAIGGVAGGVAGAVVDPPPREVVTYVQQQPAPTTGVVVEQPIVVGKPLPADVVVTPVPDNPKYAYTVVNNRHVIVEPRTHRVVQVIE is encoded by the coding sequence ATGTACAAGATTCTACTTGTCTCCAGCGCCCTTGCGCTGTCGTCGCTCGCCACCAATGCTCTGGCTGATGGAGCCGTGACCGGTGCCGCCGGTGGCGCCATCACCGGCGCGATCGTCGGTGGTCCCGTGGGTGCAGCCATTGGCGGGGTGGCCGGCGGTGTCGCCGGCGCCGTCGTCGATCCGCCGCCGCGCGAGGTCGTGACCTATGTCCAGCAGCAGCCCGCACCGACCACCGGCGTTGTGGTCGAGCAGCCAATCGTCGTCGGCAAGCCGCTTCCGGCTGATGTCGTCGTCACCCCGGTGCCCGACAATCCGAAATACGCCTATACCGTCGTCAACAATCGCCATGTGATCGTCGAGCCCCGCACCCATCGCGTGGTGCAGGTCATAGAATAA
- a CDS encoding EamA family transporter, whose protein sequence is MKSLLTSWPLWALLSAGFAALTAIFAKVGVENVNSDFATFIRTIVILLAAAVMVSISGNWQEPSSVSSRSWFFLVLSGLATGASWICYFRALKLGDAARVAPIDKLSVVFVSVFAVLFLGERLTFPNWLGVVMIAGGAVLIAYRA, encoded by the coding sequence ATGAAAAGCCTCCTGACGAGTTGGCCGCTTTGGGCGCTTCTTTCCGCCGGTTTTGCTGCGCTCACGGCGATTTTTGCCAAAGTCGGCGTCGAGAACGTGAATTCCGACTTCGCGACCTTCATTCGCACCATCGTCATCCTGCTGGCGGCGGCAGTGATGGTTTCTATCTCGGGCAACTGGCAGGAGCCGTCCTCGGTGTCGAGCCGGAGCTGGTTCTTCCTGGTGCTCTCCGGTCTGGCGACCGGCGCATCCTGGATTTGTTATTTCCGGGCCCTGAAACTTGGCGATGCCGCCCGGGTCGCGCCGATCGACAAGCTATCCGTCGTCTTCGTGTCCGTCTTTGCGGTGCTGTTCCTCGGCGAGCGCCTGACGTTTCCGAACTGGCTTGGCGTCGTTATGATTGCGGGAGGCGCCGTGCTCATCGCCTACAGGGCTTGA
- a CDS encoding Gfo/Idh/MocA family oxidoreductase, giving the protein MRLLVLGTGVMAKNQLARFSLIDGVTVVGAVDTDPERLSAFADKFNIEKRFLSLEEAIAWGEFDAATNVTPDRIHHPTTMALIAAGKHVFCEKPLAENYAKALEMTEAAEKAGVINMVNLTYRNVAPLQRAREMVLSGELGTIRHVEASYLQSWLVSRAWGDWRTESTWLWRLSTGHGSNGVLGDVGIHILDFAAYGAATDIDHVFARLKTFNKAPGGQIGEYLLDANDSFTMSVDFANGALGVIHASRWATGHLNELKLRIYGERGSLEVIHRPNGSELHGCLGEGIETATWTEIEVEPVATNYERFAEAVASGIQPDPNFRHAANLQKVLDLAMVTERERRELKV; this is encoded by the coding sequence ATGCGACTACTCGTTCTTGGCACGGGGGTGATGGCGAAAAACCAGCTCGCCCGCTTCTCCCTCATCGACGGCGTGACAGTGGTCGGTGCCGTCGACACCGATCCCGAGCGGCTTTCGGCCTTCGCCGACAAGTTCAACATCGAAAAGCGGTTTCTTTCGCTGGAAGAGGCGATCGCCTGGGGTGAATTCGATGCGGCGACGAACGTCACGCCCGACCGTATCCACCACCCGACGACGATGGCGTTGATTGCCGCGGGCAAGCATGTGTTCTGCGAAAAGCCGCTCGCGGAGAATTACGCGAAGGCGCTGGAGATGACGGAGGCGGCCGAAAAGGCCGGCGTCATCAATATGGTCAACCTGACCTATCGCAATGTCGCGCCGTTGCAGCGCGCCCGCGAGATGGTGCTATCAGGCGAACTCGGCACGATCAGGCACGTGGAAGCCTCCTATCTCCAGAGCTGGCTCGTGTCGCGTGCCTGGGGCGATTGGCGCACGGAATCGACCTGGCTGTGGCGGCTTTCCACCGGTCACGGCTCGAACGGCGTGCTCGGCGACGTCGGTATCCATATCCTCGATTTCGCCGCCTACGGTGCGGCGACCGACATCGACCACGTCTTTGCGCGGCTGAAGACCTTCAATAAGGCGCCCGGCGGCCAGATCGGCGAATATCTGCTCGATGCCAATGACAGCTTCACCATGTCTGTCGATTTCGCCAATGGCGCGCTCGGCGTCATCCACGCCAGCCGCTGGGCGACAGGGCACCTGAACGAGCTGAAGCTGCGCATTTATGGCGAAAGGGGCAGCCTTGAGGTGATCCACCGTCCTAACGGTTCCGAGCTGCATGGCTGCCTCGGCGAGGGTATCGAAACTGCCACCTGGACTGAGATCGAGGTTGAACCGGTGGCGACCAATTACGAGCGTTTTGCCGAGGCCGTGGCAAGCGGCATTCAGCCGGACCCGAACTTCCGCCACGCCGCCAATCTGCAGAAGGTGCTCGATCTCGCCATGGTGACCGAGCGCGAGCGGCGCGAGCTGAAGGTCTGA
- a CDS encoding ThuA domain-containing protein — MAIRTVVWGENIHETSNEIVRGIYPEGMHTAIANALNTDPAISATTATLQEPEHGLSEARLDETDVLTWWGHKDHGAVSDVVVERVAKRVWEGMGLLVLHSGHFSKIFKRLMGTPCALKWREAGERERLWTINPRHPIAAGIGEHFELENEEMYGEQFSVPEPLETVFISWFQGGEVFRSGLTWRRGAGNIFYFRPGHETYPTYHDATVQKVLINGVKWAYNPEGALTGIIDAPNVPVEKALEPIVERGPKLHQAGEAGYR, encoded by the coding sequence ATGGCCATACGCACCGTCGTCTGGGGAGAGAATATCCACGAGACTAGCAATGAGATCGTCCGGGGCATCTATCCCGAAGGCATGCACACGGCGATCGCCAACGCGCTGAATACAGATCCCGCCATTTCCGCGACCACGGCGACGCTGCAGGAGCCGGAGCACGGATTGAGCGAAGCCCGCCTTGATGAAACCGACGTTTTGACGTGGTGGGGCCATAAGGACCACGGCGCGGTCTCCGATGTCGTCGTCGAGCGCGTCGCCAAACGCGTCTGGGAAGGCATGGGCCTTCTCGTTCTGCATTCCGGCCATTTCTCGAAGATCTTCAAGCGGCTGATGGGCACGCCCTGCGCGCTGAAATGGCGCGAGGCGGGCGAGCGCGAGCGGCTGTGGACGATCAACCCGCGCCATCCGATCGCTGCCGGCATCGGTGAGCATTTCGAACTCGAGAATGAGGAAATGTACGGCGAGCAGTTCTCGGTGCCGGAGCCGCTCGAAACGGTATTCATCTCCTGGTTTCAGGGTGGAGAAGTGTTCCGCTCGGGCCTGACCTGGCGGCGCGGCGCCGGCAATATCTTCTATTTCCGCCCCGGCCACGAGACCTACCCGACCTATCATGACGCCACGGTGCAAAAGGTGCTGATCAACGGCGTCAAGTGGGCCTATAACCCTGAGGGAGCGTTGACTGGTATTATCGACGCCCCAAATGTGCCGGTAGAAAAAGCACTGGAGCCGATCGTCGAGCGCGGCCCGAAACTGCACCAGGCCGGCGAAGCCGGTTACCGCTGA
- a CDS encoding SMR family transporter: MSQAAIYGLLFTAIVLEVIGTTALQLSQQFTRIGPTALVVACYAAAFYCLSLTLKSIPVGIAYAIWSALGIVLISSVGLIFFKQRLDPPAIIGLGLIISGVVVVNLFSKSVSH; the protein is encoded by the coding sequence ATGAGCCAGGCCGCCATCTACGGGCTGTTGTTTACAGCCATCGTGCTCGAGGTCATCGGCACGACCGCGCTGCAATTGTCGCAGCAGTTCACCCGCATCGGGCCGACGGCGCTTGTCGTCGCCTGCTATGCGGCGGCCTTCTATTGCCTGTCGCTGACGCTGAAGAGCATTCCTGTCGGCATCGCTTATGCGATTTGGAGCGCTTTGGGAATTGTGCTGATTTCTTCGGTCGGCCTGATCTTCTTCAAGCAGCGCCTCGATCCGCCGGCGATCATCGGCCTCGGGCTGATCATATCCGGGGTCGTCGTGGTCAATCTGTTCTCGAAATCCGTTTCGCATTGA
- a CDS encoding TetR/AcrR family transcriptional regulator, with product MSNAHHRKKQPVLVRQQLLEVAARLAASEGMAAVTLDAVSAASSVSKGGLLHHFPTKNALLDALFESLLEKFDADIEELMRRDPVPQGRFTRAYVGAVAGLKDRPDDSRSWTQVTIALLAEPRLRLRWRQWVQARAEEYVGTDSSLDAQIVRFAADGLWFADTLESHDIADAVRRNLIDRLVELTGK from the coding sequence ATGTCAAACGCTCATCATCGCAAGAAACAACCGGTTCTCGTGCGCCAGCAATTGCTGGAGGTCGCCGCGCGTCTTGCCGCCAGCGAAGGCATGGCGGCCGTGACGCTCGATGCCGTCTCCGCCGCCTCCAGTGTCAGCAAGGGTGGGCTGCTGCATCATTTCCCGACGAAGAATGCGCTTCTCGACGCCCTGTTCGAGAGCCTGCTCGAAAAGTTCGACGCCGATATTGAGGAACTGATGCGCCGCGATCCCGTGCCGCAGGGCCGCTTCACCCGCGCCTATGTCGGGGCGGTAGCCGGTCTTAAGGATCGTCCCGACGATTCCAGGAGCTGGACGCAGGTGACGATCGCGCTTCTTGCCGAACCCCGGCTCCGCCTTCGCTGGCGCCAATGGGTACAGGCGCGGGCCGAGGAATATGTCGGCACCGATTCCTCGCTCGATGCGCAGATCGTGCGTTTCGCCGCCGACGGGCTGTGGTTCGCAGATACGCTGGAGAGCCATGATATCGCCGATGCTGTGAGGCGGAACCTCATCGACCGCCTCGTCGAATTGACCGGAAAGTAA
- a CDS encoding group II truncated hemoglobin, with translation MTEKVTTLYEAIGGDPTVRALTHRFYALMDKLPEASNVRAVHPPSLEGSEEKFYEYMTGYLGGPPLYTDKRGHPRLRSRHFVAEIGPVERDEWLLCFRRALDETIASQALRDLIWAPVERLAHHMQNKE, from the coding sequence GTGACGGAGAAAGTCACCACTTTATATGAAGCGATCGGCGGCGATCCCACCGTGCGGGCGCTGACGCATCGCTTCTATGCGCTGATGGATAAGCTGCCCGAGGCAAGCAACGTGCGCGCCGTGCATCCGCCGAGCCTCGAAGGCAGCGAAGAGAAGTTCTACGAATATATGACCGGTTATCTCGGTGGCCCGCCGCTCTATACCGACAAACGCGGCCATCCGCGCCTGCGCAGCCGCCATTTCGTCGCCGAGATCGGCCCGGTCGAGCGCGACGAATGGCTGCTCTGTTTCCGCCGCGCGCTCGACGAGACGATCGCGAGCCAGGCGCTGCGCGATCTCATCTGGGCGCCGGTCGAACGCCTCGCCCATCACATGCAGAACAAGGAATAG
- a CDS encoding DUF423 domain-containing protein → MSLNARLEPVLYLFAGLFGAAGVALAALAAHGGGQANLAASASAMCLAHAPALLALALGTAKLKTAWLAGFLMIVGTLLFAGDLVTLRFGGSGLFPYAAPTGGWAMMLGWLAVAAGAVFRVRA, encoded by the coding sequence ATGAGCCTGAACGCGCGCCTGGAGCCGGTGCTTTATCTCTTTGCCGGCCTGTTCGGCGCAGCCGGCGTGGCGCTCGCCGCCCTTGCCGCCCATGGCGGCGGGCAAGCCAACCTTGCGGCATCCGCCTCGGCCATGTGTCTCGCACACGCCCCTGCCCTGCTGGCATTGGCTCTCGGCACTGCCAAGCTCAAAACCGCCTGGCTGGCCGGTTTCCTGATGATCGTCGGAACCCTACTCTTTGCGGGTGACCTCGTCACGCTGCGTTTTGGCGGCTCCGGCCTCTTCCCTTATGCCGCCCCGACCGGCGGCTGGGCGATGATGCTCGGCTGGCTGGCCGTCGCGGCGGGTGCTGTTTTTCGGGTTCGGGCGTAG
- a CDS encoding antibiotic biosynthesis monooxygenase encodes MYIAMNRFKVVTGAEGDFETVWRNRDSSLAEVPGFVEFRLLRGKASEEEGYTLYSSHTVWKSEADFQNWTKSENFRAAHRNAGDRKAMYKGPPVFEGFNVVEGI; translated from the coding sequence ATGTATATCGCAATGAACCGCTTCAAGGTCGTAACCGGGGCCGAGGGCGATTTCGAGACGGTCTGGCGCAATCGCGATTCCAGCCTGGCCGAGGTGCCCGGTTTCGTCGAATTCCGCCTGCTGCGCGGCAAGGCCAGCGAAGAGGAGGGTTACACGCTCTATTCCTCGCATACGGTCTGGAAGAGCGAAGCAGATTTCCAGAACTGGACGAAGTCCGAGAATTTTCGCGCCGCGCACCGCAATGCCGGCGACCGCAAGGCGATGTATAAGGGGCCGCCCGTTTTCGAAGGCTTCAATGTGGTTGAGGGTATATAG